GCACAGGGGCTCGAGGCTGGGGAGCCGGGCCGCTGTCGCGGGGACCTGCGATCTCGTACAAGGGGGCCGGCGGGCGGTGTGGGGTCGCCCGCCGGCCCCTGGACTCACCGGCCACCGCGCACCGGGCTCAGACCCGGTCGCGGTGGCTCGTGTCGCACCACGGATAGCGGCGGCTGCGGCCGCAGGTGCACAGGGCCACGCGGAAGCGGTCCGAGGTGACGACGGAACCGTCCTCC
The genomic region above belongs to Streptomyces coeruleorubidus and contains:
- a CDS encoding CDGSH iron-sulfur domain-containing protein: MPNSPSDRSAAPRRITVQRKGPLLVEGPVEVELEDGSVVTSDRFRVALCTCGRSRRYPWCDTSHRDRV